Proteins encoded by one window of Lathyrus oleraceus cultivar Zhongwan6 chromosome 1, CAAS_Psat_ZW6_1.0, whole genome shotgun sequence:
- the LOC127115574 gene encoding WUSCHEL-related homeobox 11: MEDQEQKQHVQTQSSNTNNPNNTEKSETVRSRWTPKPEQILILESIFNSGMVNPPKDETVRIRKLLEKFGPVGDANVFYWFQNRRSRSRRRLRQMQAAAQLAGGAGANLYHQYQCSNTNSNSMSVGTAVGFGGSSGLTMMNSPSDSYNHNFSSSSSSSGVGVGVSVGVGGGEEGFRGLFLGSSQINFPEIDHSSAASSVLNHSHDHALNLNYHHSGFGGSDVSGLITVYINGVATEVARGAIDMKTLFGEDVMLIHSSGVSVPTNEFGILMQSLHHGESYFLVSKQTQA, from the exons ATGGAAGATCAAGAACAAAAACAACATGTTCAGACTCAAAGTTCCAACACCAATAATCCAAACAACACCGAAAAGAGTGAAACTGTGAGATCAAGATGGACACCAAAACCTGAACAAATCCTCATACTTGAGTCCATCTTCAATAGTGGAATGGTGAATCCACCAAAAGATGAAACTGTTAGAATCAGAAAACTTCTTGAGAAATTTGGACCTGTTGGTGATGCTAATGTCTTTTATTGGTTTCAAAATCGTCGCTCTCGCTCTCGTCGTCGTCTGAGACAGATGCAAGCTGCAGCCCAGCTAGCCGGAGGAGCCGGTGCAAATCTTTATCACCAATACCAGTGCAGCAACACCAACAGTAACTCTATGTCTGTTGGTACTGCTGTCGGTTTTGGTGGTTCATCAGGTCTCACTATGATGAACTCTCCTTCTGATTCTTATAATCATAATTTTTCGAGTTCATCTTCATCCTCTGGTGTTGGTGTCGGTGTCAGTGTCGGTGTTGGTGGTGGAGAAGAAGGGTTTCGTGGTTTATTTTTAGGTTCTTCTCAAATTAATTTCCCTGAGATTGATCATTCTTCTGCTGCTTCATCAGTTTTGAACCATTCTCATGATCATGCTTTAAATTTGAACTATCATCATTCAG GATTTGGGGGGAGCGATGTTTCCGGTTTGATCACAGTGTATATCAATGGAGTTGCAACAGAAGTAGCAAGAGGTGCAATTGACATGAAAACATTGTTTGGTGAAGATGTTATGTTAATTCATTCCTCTGGAGTCTCAGTTCCAACCAATGAGTTTGGTATTTTGATGCAGAGCTTGCATCATGGTGAAAGCTACTTTCTG GTTTCAAAGCAAACACAAGCATGA